A genomic window from Pungitius pungitius chromosome 12, fPunPun2.1, whole genome shotgun sequence includes:
- the si:dkeyp-72e1.6 gene encoding transmembrane protein 238-like: MEPVHRGLGRCVCSFWLAVAFDIVGLLVLLIGVFVNVFFYDLLIYAGAIVIFLSLIWWVFWYSGNIEVPPAELEDDVGLVKKDKGGLTGISGAVRRLSSRVSSGLRSSLRRTGAPFGTRAPSAQRSTGGTPAEQVVVSMATMTAMEDTTQSIPAVASCDVEMPHTRTETSPT, translated from the coding sequence ATGGAACCGGTCCACCGGGGTCTGGGTCGCTGTGTCTGCTCGTTCTGGCTCGCGGTAGCCTTTGACATCGTGGGGCTGCTTGTCCTTCTCATTGGGGTGTTCGTGAACGTTTTCTTCTATGACCTGCTCATCTACGCGGGGGCCATCGTGATCTTCCTCAGCCTCATCTGGTGGGTGTTCTGGTACTCTGGGAACATTGAGGTGCCCCCGGCTGAGCTGGAGGATGATGTCGGGTTAGTGAAGAAGGACAAGGGGGGTTTGACCGGCATCAGCGGCGCTGTGAGGCGCCTCTCCAGCCGCGTGTCCAGCGGCCTCAGGTCCTCGTTGCGCAGGACCGGAGCACCATTCGGCACACGGGCGCCCTCCGCGCAGAGGTCAACGGGGGGGACACCGGCGGAGCAAGTggttgtttccatggcaacgatGACCGCAATGGAGGACACAACGCAAAGTATCCCTGCAGTGGCAAGCTGTGACGTAGAAATGCCGCACACAAGAACAGAGACCTCACCTACATAG